In Aggregicoccus sp. 17bor-14, the genomic window CTCGGCGGCCGCTGGCACGGCGGGGGCGGGCGCACCCGAAGTGGAGGGCGCCGACGTCGCGGAAGAAGGTGCCCCGGAGGCCTGCGCCGCCGCGACCTCACCTGCGCGCGCCCCGGCGCCACACAGCGCACCGCTGCACGCGCACGCGAGCGCGAGGGGCCGGGCGGCGCGCATGCGGAGGCTCAGTTCTCCTGGACCGACACTTCGAGCAGGCCGGGCAGTGCGGCCGCGCCCTCGCGCTGCAGCAGCGCGCGGTGCGTGTAGCTCACCGGAGAGCCGAGCAGCGGCTTGAGCATGCTGCCCAGGATGCCCAGCTCCTGCACGGGCGCGCTGCGCGAGATGAGCCCGGTGCTGCTCACCTGCCCTGCCGCCGTGAAGTCCGCGCGCCAGGAGGTGGCGGTGCCCTCGCCCTGGCGGATGATCTTCATCCCCTCCAGCGCCTGGGGCTGCTCGCCCTCGCGCCACACGTAGGCGTGGCCCAGGGCGCCCTCGGGCGTCTCGCGCGCGAGCATGATGAGGTGCGGGCTCGCGCGCAGGGCGCGGAAGCGCACCCAGCGGCTCGCGAGCTCGGTGGGCTTCGCGGTGGAGCGGTTGTGGTCCACGTAGGCGCCGCCCTTCAGCTGCTCGGGGGCCTTGGCCACCTTGGGGCCCTCCAGCAGCACGTCCACGTCACCGAAGGGCTGGAGGATCTCCGAGCGGTAGGTGCGCCCGCTGGGCACCGTCACCTCGCCGCCCGGCGGCACCACCGGCACGAAGGCATGCGCGAAGCGCAGCTCCACCTTCTGGCCGTCCAGCGCCACGCGCAGGCCGGGGTTCTCGCCGCCGTACGCCTCGCAGGCGCCGTCGTCCATCACCAGCCGGTCCACGCCCTTGCCGTCGTCCGGCGCGTAGGCCCAGCCCTTGCGGCTCACGCGCGTCTGCGCCGTGAAGGCCTCGCGGCCCGGGCGGCGCACCACCACCCGGCACACCCCCGTGCCGCTGCCCGGCCCGATGTTGGTGAAGGCCATCTGCGCCCACAGGTAGCCGCCGTCCGAGAGGTCCACCTGGAAGGTGAAGTTCTCGCTCCAGGTGTCGGCCGGGTCGAAGTGGGTCTGCAGCGGGCCTGCGAGGGCAGACCCGGCCGGAGCGAGCAGCAGGACGGCCAGGAGCTTCAGTGCGGCGAGTGGGCGCATGACGCGGGCTCCGATGTGCAGCCGAATTCGGGGTTGCTCCAGAAACACCGCTAGCGGGCGGCGGTGTCACCCTGCGTGGGGTCGAAGAGCCCCACGGCGCGCGCCAGCGCGAGGCGGGCGAGGCGCACGTTGAGCGCCTCGTTCACCGCGGTGAGCTCCGCGCCGGAGAGGCTGGTGTTCGCGTCCGTCACCTCGAGGTAGGTGGCCACGCCCGCCTCGAAGTTGTTCTTCACCAGCTGGGCGCTCTCGCGCGCGAGCTTCACCTGCTCGTCCGCCTTCACCTGGTTCGCCTCGGCGCTCTCGAGGTCGAGCCGCGCGCGGCGCACCTCGTCGCGCACCCGCTCCTCGTTCGCGCGCTGGGTGGCCTTGGCCTCGGCGATGCGGCCGTTGGCCTCGCGCAGCTGGGCCTCGCGCAGGCCGCCGTCGAAGATCTTCCACTGCACGCCCAGGCCGATGTTCCAGCTGGTGCTCGCGCCGGTGAAGCCCGCCGAGTTGCTCGCGAGGAAGGCGCCGGTGGCCACCACGCTGGGCAGGTAGCGCGCGGTGACGCGCTGGCGCTGCCCGTACGCGAGCTGCACGCCGGTGCGCGCGGCCGCGAGGTCCGGCCGCTGGTCCAGCGCGGTCTTCTCCGCCTGCGCGGCGTCCTTCGCCTGCTCGGGCACGGGCACACCCTCGCCCGAGGGGGGCGCCACGTCGAAGTCCACCGGGCGGCCCAGCAGCGCCGCGAGGCTGCTCTTCGCGGCCTCGTAGGAGTTGCGGCTGCGCACCAGGTCCTGCTCGGCGCGGGTGCGGTCCAGGCTCGCGCGCAGCACGGCGATCTTCGCCACGTCGCCCACGCTGAAGCGCGCCTGCGCGTCCTTCTCGAAGCCGCGGCGCACCTCGAGCAACTGCTCCTGCACCGCGATGCTCTCGCGCAGGGAGGCCGCGCCCAGGTACGCGCGCGCCACGCCGAAGAGCAGCTCGCGCCGCACGTTCTCCACGGTGAGCTCGCTCACCTTCTCCGCGAGGTAGGCGTTCTTGATGGCGGGGAAGAGCTCGGGCACGAAGATGCCCTGGCTCGCAGTGAGCTGCCCGGCGAGCTGGTTGCGCTTCTGGATGGGGATGCTGAGGAAGTCCGAGCCCACGGCCTCGAAGTTGGTGGGCGTGCCCGCGGGGTTGTTCGGGCCCACCGGCTGGTTCGGGTCGTTGGGCGCGCTGGTGGGGGCGCCCGTGTCGCGCACGACGTAGCGCGTGGGCTGGGTGAGCGTGGCCTCGGTGGAGTTGTGGGTGAGGCCTCCCTGGGCCTGCACCTGCGGCAGGTAGCCGCTCCAGGCCTGCGCGCCCAGCGTCTGCGCCTGGCGCAGGCGCGCGCGCGCCGCCTCCAGGTCCGGGTTCTGCCGCTCGGCCTGCATCAGCGCGGTCTCGAAGGAGAGCACCGGCAGGGCCGCGGGGGGAATGGTCGCGCGGGTCGTGGGCTGCTCGCTCGCGGGGCCCTGGGCGGCCGGGGCCTGCGCCGCCGCGGGGGGCTGCTGCTGCGCGGCCGGGGCTCGAGGGGCGACGGGCGCCTGGGAGAGCAGCGCGCCGAGCAGGAGGGAGGGGGTCATCATAGGAGAGGCGGTCCTTCGGAAAGGTGGCAGGCCGTGTCTAGCAAGCCTGGGGAGACTAGGGATCGGTGGCGGTCTTGGACCCGGGGGTAGCGCCCGCGGCGCACGCCACGGAGGCGCGCGCCTTGAGCCGCTGCACCAGGCGCTGCAGCAGCCCGAAGAGGGCGCAGCGGTCGTCCGGCTCGAGGAAGGAGAGCAGCTGGTCCAGCCCGTCGTTCATGTGGCTGCGCATCTGGGCGTAGAGCTCCTGGCCCTTCGCCGTGAGGTGGGCGCTCACCGCGCGCCGGTCCTCCGCGGAGCGCAGCCGCTCCACCAGCCCCATCGTCTCGAGCCGGTCGATGACGCCGGTGATGGTCTTCTCGGTGATGCCGGCGCGCCGCGCGAGCACGCCCATGGTGAGCGCGCCCTCCTCCCCCAGCCAGAGAATCGTGTGGGCCTGGGGGTGGGTGAGCTGCAGGTCCTCGCACAGCGTGCCGATGGGGTCGCGCAGCGAGCGGTGGCGCCCCAGGTCCACCAGCAGCTCGTGCAGCTGCTGGGCGTCCGCGCTGGGGCGGGGAGCTGTGTCGTCCTTCATCATGCGCCCTCCAGGGAGGTGGCCGCGGCGACGTTGCCGGGCAGCGCCACGTCCGCGTCGTTCGCCGCGGGCTCACGCGTGTGCAGGTGGGTGGTGCCGCCCTTGCCCTTGCCGCCCTTCTTGCCGCGGCGGGAGAAGCGCTGGCTCACGCCGTCCAGCAGCGAGTACACCACCGGCACCACCACCAGCGTGAGGACGGTGGAGGTGATGAGGCCGCCGATGATGACCAGCGCCATGGGCACGCGCGTCTCGGCGCCGTTGCCGCGCGCGAGCGCCACCGGCACCATGCCGGCGATCATCGCGATGGTGGTCATGAGGATGGGGCGCAGGCGCAGCGGAGAGGCGTGCAGCAGCGCCTCGCGCGCGCTCTTGCCCTGGGCGCGCATCTGCTGGGTGAAGTCCACCAGCAGGATGCCGTTCTTCACCACCAGGCCCATCAGCATGATGACGCCGATCATCGCGAACATGCTCATGAACTGGCCGGTGAGCAGCAGCGCCCCGATGGCGCCGATGAACGCGAAGGGCAGGGACAGCATGATGGTGAAGGGGTGCACCAGGCTCTCGAACTGCGCGGCGAGGATCATGTAGAGCAGCACGATGCCCAGGAGCAGCGCGGTGACGAAGGCGATGCCCGTCTTGGCCATCTCCTTCGCGTTGCCGGCGAAGTCCGCGATGACCGTCTTGGGCAGCTCCTTCTGCGCGTAGCCGGTGAGGAAGGCCATGCCCTCGCCGAGGCTGTAGCCGGGCGCGAGGTTCGCGAGCAGGGTGATCTGCCGCTTCTGGCTCTGGCGGTCGATCTGCACGGGGCCTTCCGCGGGGGTGATCTTCGCCACGTTGCGCAGCTCCACCAGCTGGCCGTTCGCCGCGCGCACGGTGAGCTGGCCCAGCGCGTCCGCGCTGGCGAGCGTCTCGTCGGAGAGGCGCAGCTTCACCTCGTAGGTGTCGCCGCCCTCGCGGTAGTCCGCGAACTTGTCGCGGCCGAGGAAGGCGCGCAGCGTGCTGCCCAGCTGCGCGGCCGGAACGCCGAGCTGCGCGGCGCGCTCGCGGTCCAGCTCCACGTCGTACTGGGGCTTGCCGCTGCGGTAGGTGGTGTCCACGTCGGTGAGGCCCTTGTTGGCCTTCATCGCCGCCATCACCTTCTCGCTGCTCTTCACCACCTCGTCCCAGTTGTCGCCGCGGATGTTGAACTGGATCTGCTGGCTGCGGTTGCCGCCGCCGCTCACCGCGGCCACGTCCTGCACGCCCAGGTTCACGCCCGGCCGGCGCGGGAGCACCTGGCGCAGGTAGGTCTTGAACTGCTCCTGGTTGTAGCCGCGCTGGGTCACGTCCACCAGGTTCACCAGCAGCTCGCCCTTGTGCACCTCCTCGAGCGTGCCGCCGCCCGCCGTGGCGAAGGTGTCCTTCACGCCCGGCATCTTGCGCACCTGCGCCGCGAGCTGGTTCAGCTCGCCCTCCGTCTGCTGCAGCGTGGAGCCGATGGGCAGCTCCACCGTCACCTTCACGTTCGCGTTGTCCTGCGCCGGGATGAAGGTGAACTTGAGGAAGCGCGCCATCCCGAAGGTGAGGACGAGCACGCCCACCGCCACCAGCATCACCAGGCCGCGGCGGTTGAGCACCTTGGCGAGCACGCCCTGGTACCAGCGCTCCAGGCCCACCAGCGCGCGCTCCACCGCCGCGCTCACGCGGTTCGTGGGGCCGCCGTGATGCGAGCTCAGCATGCGGCTGCTGAGCATGGGGGTGAGCGTCATGGACACGGCGTAGGAGATGAGCACCGCCACCGCCACCGTGACGCCGAACTGGTAGAAGAACTGGCCGATGAGGCCGTCCATGAAGGCCA contains:
- a CDS encoding TolC family protein: MMTPSLLLGALLSQAPVAPRAPAAQQQPPAAAQAPAAQGPASEQPTTRATIPPAALPVLSFETALMQAERQNPDLEAARARLRQAQTLGAQAWSGYLPQVQAQGGLTHNSTEATLTQPTRYVVRDTGAPTSAPNDPNQPVGPNNPAGTPTNFEAVGSDFLSIPIQKRNQLAGQLTASQGIFVPELFPAIKNAYLAEKVSELTVENVRRELLFGVARAYLGAASLRESIAVQEQLLEVRRGFEKDAQARFSVGDVAKIAVLRASLDRTRAEQDLVRSRNSYEAAKSSLAALLGRPVDFDVAPPSGEGVPVPEQAKDAAQAEKTALDQRPDLAAARTGVQLAYGQRQRVTARYLPSVVATGAFLASNSAGFTGASTSWNIGLGVQWKIFDGGLREAQLREANGRIAEAKATQRANEERVRDEVRRARLDLESAEANQVKADEQVKLARESAQLVKNNFEAGVATYLEVTDANTSLSGAELTAVNEALNVRLARLALARAVGLFDPTQGDTAAR
- a CDS encoding MarR family winged helix-turn-helix transcriptional regulator; protein product: MMKDDTAPRPSADAQQLHELLVDLGRHRSLRDPIGTLCEDLQLTHPQAHTILWLGEEGALTMGVLARRAGITEKTITGVIDRLETMGLVERLRSAEDRRAVSAHLTAKGQELYAQMRSHMNDGLDQLLSFLEPDDRCALFGLLQRLVQRLKARASVACAAGATPGSKTATDP
- a CDS encoding efflux RND transporter permease subunit, with protein sequence MLKTFIQRPIFTAMLMAAIVVFGLNAYPKIGVDQFPDVDFPVVTVTTILPGSDPESIEKNISDPLEEALNTLNGVDELRSVNLESVSQIIVTFKLGTNVDVAAQDVRDRVQATTRQLPAEIETPVVEKFDIGAAPIMTLSLSGPLPIQELTKTAEDVVKPGLQKQAGVGSIDVTGGREREIQLVVDPQRLRGYGLAVSDVSQAVKAQSLDIPGGRATSGGKERIVRLTAEAKSVEEIRNLIIASPNGAPVRVRDVADVVDGPEEARGLARSDTGSAVALILRKQSGANTVQVAENVKESLEELNSQLPKGVKVSMVSDNSRFIKASIHAVQEDMILGGILAVLIVFVFLRNLRSTIVAAIALPVSVIGTFAVMAAMHFTFNVITMLALTLSIGLLIDDAIVVIENIVRLLEEGKTPREAALEGAGQIAVAVLAVTLSIVAVFVPVAFMDGLIGQFFYQFGVTVAVAVLISYAVSMTLTPMLSSRMLSSHHGGPTNRVSAAVERALVGLERWYQGVLAKVLNRRGLVMLVAVGVLVLTFGMARFLKFTFIPAQDNANVKVTVELPIGSTLQQTEGELNQLAAQVRKMPGVKDTFATAGGGTLEEVHKGELLVNLVDVTQRGYNQEQFKTYLRQVLPRRPGVNLGVQDVAAVSGGGNRSQQIQFNIRGDNWDEVVKSSEKVMAAMKANKGLTDVDTTYRSGKPQYDVELDRERAAQLGVPAAQLGSTLRAFLGRDKFADYREGGDTYEVKLRLSDETLASADALGQLTVRAANGQLVELRNVAKITPAEGPVQIDRQSQKRQITLLANLAPGYSLGEGMAFLTGYAQKELPKTVIADFAGNAKEMAKTGIAFVTALLLGIVLLYMILAAQFESLVHPFTIMLSLPFAFIGAIGALLLTGQFMSMFAMIGVIMLMGLVVKNGILLVDFTQQMRAQGKSAREALLHASPLRLRPILMTTIAMIAGMVPVALARGNGAETRVPMALVIIGGLITSTVLTLVVVPVVYSLLDGVSQRFSRRGKKGGKGKGGTTHLHTREPAANDADVALPGNVAAATSLEGA